Proteins encoded within one genomic window of Pseudalkalibacillus sp. SCS-8:
- a CDS encoding metallophosphoesterase gives MRILVVSDSHGLTSELKEIQELHRNQVDVMVHCGDSELPSDHEHLSAFHNVQGNMDLGHDEFLNEALIEEQGYRIFVTHGHLYNVKMSYMNLAYKAEEYGADFVFFGHSHVAESFEKNGIVFVNPGSIRLPRGRMEKTYAIVECQDRSKIRVRFFEVGGDELTDLSKEYQV, from the coding sequence ATGAGGATATTAGTCGTAAGTGATAGTCACGGACTGACGAGTGAACTTAAGGAAATTCAAGAGTTACACCGGAACCAGGTTGATGTTATGGTTCATTGCGGTGATTCTGAACTTCCTTCGGATCACGAACATCTTTCAGCGTTCCACAATGTACAAGGGAATATGGATCTGGGACACGATGAATTTCTGAATGAAGCACTCATCGAAGAGCAGGGTTATCGGATATTTGTCACCCATGGTCACTTATATAATGTGAAGATGTCCTATATGAACCTAGCTTATAAGGCCGAAGAATATGGAGCAGACTTCGTGTTTTTCGGACATTCTCATGTTGCTGAATCATTCGAAAAGAACGGCATCGTGTTCGTCAATCCTGGAAGCATTCGCCTACCAAGAGGTAGAATGGAAAAGACTTATGCGATTGTCGAGTGTCAGGATCGTTCGAAAATCCGTGTACGCTTCTTCGAGGTTGGCGGAGATGAATTGACAGATCTATCAAAAGAATATCAGGTCTAA
- a CDS encoding XTP/dITP diphosphatase has translation MKQLIIASHNEGKVKEFRKMFEGFGLDVVSLRDLDYHEEIEETGSTFEENATIKAETISKQFNQTVIADDSGLVIDALDGRPGVYSARYAGEEKNDDANMDKVLYELKSVHEADRTARFISVLAIAQPGKETSIVQGKCEGLITEEKIGDNGFGYDPIFYVPSLGKTMAQLEPEQKNELSHRANAMKELRNRWTDIFS, from the coding sequence ATGAAACAATTGATTATCGCTTCTCATAACGAAGGAAAAGTGAAAGAGTTCAGGAAGATGTTTGAGGGTTTCGGCCTAGACGTGGTTTCCCTAAGAGACCTTGATTACCATGAAGAAATTGAAGAAACAGGGTCTACATTTGAAGAGAATGCCACGATAAAAGCCGAAACGATATCAAAACAATTTAATCAGACCGTCATAGCGGATGATTCCGGCCTGGTCATTGATGCGTTGGATGGAAGGCCGGGTGTATACTCCGCCCGATATGCCGGCGAAGAGAAAAACGATGACGCCAATATGGATAAAGTGCTTTATGAATTGAAATCCGTTCATGAAGCGGATCGTACAGCGAGGTTTATTTCGGTTTTAGCAATTGCACAACCGGGGAAAGAAACAAGTATTGTCCAAGGGAAATGTGAAGGGCTTATTACAGAGGAGAAGATAGGAGATAACGGTTTTGGTTATGATCCAATCTTCTACGTTCCGTCTCTTGGCAAAACGATGGCTCAGCTTGAACCAGAACAGAAGAATGAATTGAGTCATCGTGCAAATGCGATGAAGGAATTACGGAACCGTTGGACAGATATCTTTTCGTAA
- the rph gene encoding ribonuclease PH — MRTDGRAKDELRKIHIETDYIKHPEGSVLISVGDTKVICTASIEDRVPPFLRNQGKGWIAAEYSMLPRATEQRNIRESSKGKVSGRTMEIQRLIGRALRSVVDLEKIGERTCWIDCDVIQADGGTRTASITGAFVAMAMAFHQLLDQGTIKKMPIKEFLAATSVGVVAEHGEILDLCYQEDSQAHVDMNVIMTGAKEFVELQGTGEEATFSYKQLQAMLELADKGISELIDYQKEALGDIHHRIGEE, encoded by the coding sequence ATGCGAACGGATGGAAGAGCAAAGGACGAATTAAGAAAGATACATATTGAAACGGATTATATAAAACATCCTGAAGGATCTGTCTTGATTTCAGTAGGGGATACGAAAGTCATTTGTACGGCGAGCATTGAGGATCGCGTACCACCATTCTTACGAAACCAGGGGAAAGGATGGATAGCTGCTGAATATTCCATGCTGCCCCGAGCAACTGAACAACGTAATATCAGGGAATCGAGTAAAGGGAAGGTTTCCGGCAGGACGATGGAAATCCAGCGTCTGATTGGAAGAGCGCTGAGATCAGTAGTCGATCTTGAGAAAATTGGAGAAAGAACATGCTGGATCGATTGTGATGTCATCCAGGCCGACGGAGGTACTCGCACAGCAAGTATTACAGGGGCATTCGTAGCAATGGCGATGGCGTTTCATCAACTTCTGGATCAAGGAACGATCAAGAAGATGCCAATCAAAGAATTCCTTGCTGCGACTTCAGTGGGCGTAGTAGCTGAACATGGGGAAATCCTTGACTTATGTTATCAGGAGGATTCCCAGGCACATGTTGATATGAACGTTATCATGACAGGTGCTAAGGAGTTTGTCGAGCTTCAAGGGACAGGAGAAGAGGCTACCTTCTCTTATAAACAGCTTCAAGCTATGCTTGAGCTTGCAGATAAAGGAATAAGTGAATTAATTGACTATCAAAAAGAAGCGCTTGGAGACATCCACCATCGTATTGGTGAAGAATAG
- a CDS encoding GerMN domain-containing protein: MRKKQRRMIFVSLLTGLLVVTSGCGLLTEETNNEIDPPQEVIYDEGSSIEDAEQETDAAVGGKDAPAGATETQQLQVYLVDKNGLVVPQTMNLPLSEEPEKQVVEHLIQDGKVSNLLPNGMRAVLPAGTEVLDVNVDQGTAVVDFSEEFKDYAAEDEQRILQSLTYTLTQFDKVSAVKIRINGIDQKVMPVNQTPIGDSMSRADGINIETNGVVDVTNSDTVTVYFIGQNDDNQLYYVPVTRVVSSKENLVKSTVDELLNGPSYYSGLLTDLRSTVDLVSAPVEEDGVVTLNFNEAILSEEKGTAISDAVLNSLVLSLTEIAGVEKVLIKVNGKSEVLKEDGKLMTEPVSRPVNVNTVDF; this comes from the coding sequence ATGAGGAAAAAGCAGAGAAGAATGATATTCGTCTCTCTTTTAACAGGCCTTTTAGTTGTAACATCTGGATGTGGACTGTTAACGGAAGAAACTAATAATGAAATTGATCCGCCACAAGAGGTCATCTATGATGAAGGAAGTTCGATCGAAGATGCTGAGCAAGAAACCGATGCGGCAGTTGGCGGTAAGGATGCTCCTGCAGGTGCAACCGAGACTCAACAGCTACAAGTTTACTTAGTCGATAAGAACGGGTTGGTCGTTCCTCAAACAATGAATTTGCCTCTGTCGGAGGAACCTGAGAAACAAGTTGTCGAGCACCTCATTCAGGATGGGAAAGTGTCGAATCTGCTCCCGAATGGAATGCGTGCAGTACTCCCGGCAGGAACGGAAGTTTTGGATGTCAATGTTGATCAAGGAACAGCTGTTGTGGATTTCTCTGAAGAATTCAAGGATTATGCGGCTGAAGATGAACAGCGGATTCTCCAGTCACTCACCTATACACTTACTCAGTTTGATAAAGTCAGTGCAGTGAAAATCCGGATCAACGGAATCGACCAGAAGGTCATGCCTGTGAATCAAACACCGATCGGGGATAGTATGTCACGTGCTGACGGAATCAACATCGAGACGAATGGTGTAGTTGATGTTACGAATAGTGATACGGTCACCGTTTATTTCATCGGCCAAAACGATGACAACCAATTGTATTATGTACCCGTTACAAGGGTGGTTTCTTCTAAAGAGAACCTAGTAAAGTCCACGGTTGATGAGCTGTTGAATGGTCCATCCTACTATTCAGGCTTGCTTACAGACCTGCGAAGCACTGTTGATCTCGTAAGTGCACCAGTAGAAGAAGATGGAGTCGTTACACTTAACTTCAATGAAGCGATCCTTAGTGAAGAGAAAGGGACTGCCATTTCAGATGCCGTACTGAATTCCTTAGTGCTGTCCTTGACGGAAATCGCGGGTGTTGAAAAAGTGTTGATTAAGGTCAATGGGAAGAGCGAAGTCTTGAAAGAGGATGGGAAGTTAATGACAGAGCCTGTTTCCAGACCTGTCAATGTGAACACAGTAGATTTTTAA